TCGGGAACTAAAGGCCCGGGGTATCCATACAGCACTGGATACTTCGGGATTTATAACGATTACACCGGTTTTAGAAGAGCTTCTTGAAGTAACTGATCTGGTGATGCTCGATATCAAGCATATTGACGAAGAGAAGCATAAAGAATTAACTGGTGTTTCGAATAAAAGAACTTTGGCGTTGGCTGAGTATCTTTCTGAATGCAACATCAGGACCTGGATCAGACATGTGGTGCTGGAAGGATATTTCGAAGATGATCAGAGCGATCACCAGCTCGCAGAGTTTATCAGTACCCTTTCCAATGTAGAAAAAGTGGAGCTTCTTCCATACCATTCGATGGGAGCTTTCAAGTGGGAAGAGCTGGGACTCGATTATCCTCTGGAAGGGTTTGACCCACCCTCTGCGGAGAAAATGAAAACAATAATAGAGATATTCAAATCTCATGGTATAGAAGTTTCGGCTTAGTCTTGTATGCAGGTTTAATCACACCAGGAAAAACCAGTTTCTTTGTATGGTGTTTGCAGAAGGATCTTGATTCATCCATAGTTGCTCTGGAAAATTATACGTGTCTCGATTCTGCTCACCCTGAGCGTTTCGATTTCCGAATCGGAGCAGTCGAAAGGTTCCTGTACTGGAGCTATTCTGACTAAGTATTGGATACTATTTTAAAGCCAGAATATAGAATAAACACAAATGTTTATCGGTAGTGAATTTCAGTTCTTAAACAACAACGCCTATCCGAAAGAGAAAAGAATATGTCAACCGAATTATCCCCGGGTATCAGCCACACATCACAGCAGATAGTAACCACAGAGCACTCTGCCTCCAGTTTGGGATCGGGAATGGTTGAGGTGTTTGCGACTCCGGCCATGGTTGCCCTTATGGAGAATGCGGCTATGCTGGCCGTGCTTCCTCATTTACCAGAGGGACAAAACACCGTTGGTGCCGAAATATCAGTTAAACACATAAAGGCAACCCCCATAGGAATGACTGTACACAGCAAAGCGACCCTTACCGGCGTTGAAAATCGTAAGCTGGAGTTCGAGGTAACAGCCTGGGATGAGGAAGGCGAAATTGGTAAGGGGAGGCATACCCGTTATGTTATCGATGTGGAGCGGTTTATGGGGAAGTTGAAGGGGTAGAAAATCGTAGGAAAACCACTCTTCTTACCCCAAAGGGGCTGTGTCCGGTGCCTGGTTTTTTATTAAGGTATGATATTGAACAGCCCCGTTCTAAACATAACATCAAATGACAGTTCAGAGGAATGCAAAAAAAATTGACATACTAAGTGGTTTTGGTACTATTTTGAATGGGTATCAACGAAAGCCCTTTTTTCCATGAAATCATTTCCAGACAATCTGAAATTCAAGTATCCCTGGCGTTCTTATCAGGAACGCGTATTGAAAGAACTTGAAACTCACCTTGACAACAAGAAGCTTCACGTTATTGCACCCCCGGGTTCCGGGAAAACGATTCTCGGGCTCGAAGTCCTGTTAAGGTTAAATTTGCCTACCCTCATTCTTTCCCCTACAATCACGATTCGGAACCAATGGGTTGACCGGCTATGCGAACTTTTTCTACCCGTGGGTTCTGTAAAACCGGACTGGATTTCGAAAGATATTCGGAGTCCGAAATTGTTAACTGTTGTAACTTACCAGGCTCTTCACAGTGTAATCTCGGGCAAACAGGAGAAAGAGGAGGAACCGGAGGAGGAATATAATAGCAGTAATCAAACGGTCCCTGTGAGTTGCAAATCTGAGAGAAAGGCTTTGGTCAGTAAATATCAGGCGTTAGGACTGGGAACGTTGGTCGTAGACGAGTGTCACCATTTGAAAAATGAATGGTGGCGCAGTCTCACTCATTTTGCCGGGAAAATTAACGAGTTGACATTGGTGTCTCTGACTGCTACTCCTCCCTACGACGCCACTCCTGCAGAGTGGGATAGATATAAGGAGTTTTGCGGTCCGGTTGACGCGGAAATCAGCGTGCCAGAGCTGGTCCAAAAAAAAGATCTTTGTCCGCACCAGGATTTCGTGCTTTTCTCTGAACCTGCTGATGGCGAAAGACAAGTTCTCTCAGGTTTTCATGCGGGTGCAGAACAGATTTTCAGGGAAATAAGATCTGATCGTGAATTTGCAAAAATAGTTTTACAGCACCGGTTTATTACTGACAATGAAAAATGTGTTTCTGAAATACTGGATGATCCGGCCTACTATTCGAGTATGCTTATATTCCTGCATGGAGTAGGTGTATCCCTCAATGAGAAATTGTTTGAGGTTCTTGCAGTTTCTTCTGGCGAGACACCTGCACTTACTATGTCCTGGCTTGAAATTCTTTTAACAGGAATGCTTTACAAGGAGCCCCCATCCGATTCGCATCAGAAAGAAAAGATCGAACAACTCAAGGTAAAACTAAAGCGCATCGGTGCTATCGAACGCCGCAAGATAACCCTCACAAGTAATAGTACACTGTATAATCTTCTCTCGCAGAGCGTCAGTAAGCTTGAGAGCATGTCGAGGATCGTCGCAATTGAAAAAACGTCAATGGGCAATGAATTGAGACTGGTAGTTCTCTCCGATTACATACGTAAATCTCTTCTGCCCAAATCTACAGGGGATTCCGGACGTGTTCTAAAACTTGGAGTCGTACCAATATTTGAATATCTGAGAACGCGGCATAAGAACGATACGAAATTTGGAATCCTCAGCGGGAGCCTTGTTGTGATTCCGCAAGCAGCATTTTCTTCGTTCAGAAATTCCTGTAATAAGAATGGAGCATCTTTTGAGAACGTTAAAACCTCGCCCTGGCCCAGTGATCCGGACTATCTGATTATCGAATACTTTGGGAACAGCAAGCAGAAAGTAGTAAAAACGATCACCAAAATTTTCGAAGATGGATATATTAACGTTTTAGTAGGAACAAAAGCTCTGCTTGGTGAAGGCTGGGATTCGCCATCTATCAACTCACTTATATTGGCCAGCTTTGTGGGTTCGTTTGTTCTGTCAAACCAGATGCGGGGACGCGCAATCCGTTGCCACCAGGGCAATCAAAAAAAGGTTTCCAACATCTGGCATCTTGCCTGCATTGACCCCGATTCCC
This sequence is a window from Chitinispirillum alkaliphilum. Protein-coding genes within it:
- a CDS encoding thioesterase; the encoded protein is MSTELSPGISHTSQQIVTTEHSASSLGSGMVEVFATPAMVALMENAAMLAVLPHLPEGQNTVGAEISVKHIKATPIGMTVHSKATLTGVENRKLEFEVTAWDEEGEIGKGRHTRYVIDVERFMGKLKG
- a CDS encoding DEAD/DEAH box helicase, which translates into the protein MKELETHLDNKKLHVIAPPGSGKTILGLEVLLRLNLPTLILSPTITIRNQWVDRLCELFLPVGSVKPDWISKDIRSPKLLTVVTYQALHSVISGKQEKEEEPEEEYNSSNQTVPVSCKSERKALVSKYQALGLGTLVVDECHHLKNEWWRSLTHFAGKINELTLVSLTATPPYDATPAEWDRYKEFCGPVDAEISVPELVQKKDLCPHQDFVLFSEPADGERQVLSGFHAGAEQIFREIRSDREFAKIVLQHRFITDNEKCVSEILDDPAYYSSMLIFLHGVGVSLNEKLFEVLAVSSGETPALTMSWLEILLTGMLYKEPPSDSHQKEKIEQLKVKLKRIGAIERRKITLTSNSTLYNLLSQSVSKLESMSRIVAIEKTSMGNELRLVVLSDYIRKSLLPKSTGDSGRVLKLGVVPIFEYLRTRHKNDTKFGILSGSLVVIPQAAFSSFRNSCNKNGASFENVKTSPWPSDPDYLIIEYFGNSKQKVVKTITKIFEDGYINVLVGTKALLGEGWDSPSINSLILASFVGSFVLSNQMRGRAIRCHQGNQKKVSNIWHLACIDPDSPTGGDDIEMLSRRFSAFLGPSNRDDFIEQGLQRLDLEVMPITNNKISLLNRKMETLAKDRNGTREKWQISLNKGSRLVEEVKTPVNLVPKGFLFTRTIRTLFLQGVYGGGAVISNLFRGLARTSNSRYVWMFIGAALCIGFVTVLPKTIRCLWLYLRNGPVEGAVRQIAHSLLETLKHLGEIKTDNSKLKLVTEYDGQGAVYCSLDGAKYFESSVFRNSLQEILGPIGNPRYLIVRSSQYSFWERRDFHQVPATLGLKKETASTFSDFWKKHVGKNTLIYTRNPEGRKRLVQARGYALSAALAEKSEIVCKWK
- a CDS encoding Pyruvate formate-lyase activating enzyme, with the protein product MKSKISRVGNIHSIETFGTVDGPGIRYTIFFQGCPLRCRYCHNRDTWSTEGGRQVTIEELLEEIEKYRPFLESSGGGVTATGGEPLLQADFVNELFRELKARGIHTALDTSGFITITPVLEELLEVTDLVMLDIKHIDEEKHKELTGVSNKRTLALAEYLSECNIRTWIRHVVLEGYFEDDQSDHQLAEFISTLSNVEKVELLPYHSMGAFKWEELGLDYPLEGFDPPSAEKMKTIIEIFKSHGIEVSA